In Marinomonas posidonica IVIA-Po-181, a single window of DNA contains:
- a CDS encoding ATP-binding protein produces MTLKSYLALITVTTITLIVIAATLVFGYVLRSAYLDNISQRGLELARVMAHDDKVIEALHISNQGQAISLESYIESKRQQTDASFIVVVNKAALRLSHPIPERVGKPFIGDDIYPALQHGKSYTNVAKGSLGEAIRNFTPVMKNQDIIGAVSVGYLSKTTSELIYQHLKEAAWLVVFLYVLGVVIAVIFIAKLKRTFLSLEPEEIVQKFKEQELILDSIRDGIIAVDHEQNVTAINSTAIEWLTMKVLSATDVINKPLNEQSQSLSHFVLEAQGQITQRRFSLGRLEFVATLYPLLSKKGHFGYVIVFYPEHDEKSLEQELTSTQNYADLLKAKTHEYANHLNVLSGMLQAERYDDAIDYLQQESDGDQAMLRQIIKTIENSAVAGLIFAKHNKAKDLQLELLIDSDCQLAQYSPQANEALVTLVGNLLDNAFLAAWHHRQYRSPSVKLYISDRNAHIMLEVEDTGAGVEAELENRILDFGVSSKHNTEQSGIGLYLVKKIVDQYQGSLDWERSEEDTTVFSIYLEKQALKR; encoded by the coding sequence ATGACACTCAAGTCCTATCTGGCATTAATCACGGTGACCACAATCACACTTATTGTGATCGCTGCGACGTTAGTCTTTGGTTATGTGTTGCGCAGTGCTTATCTAGACAACATTAGTCAAAGAGGATTAGAGTTAGCTCGAGTGATGGCTCATGACGACAAGGTCATCGAGGCTTTACACATCAGCAATCAAGGTCAAGCCATTTCATTAGAAAGCTACATTGAGAGTAAACGACAACAAACCGACGCTTCTTTTATTGTTGTGGTCAATAAAGCCGCGTTGCGTTTGAGCCACCCGATTCCTGAACGGGTTGGTAAACCCTTTATCGGCGATGACATCTACCCCGCTTTACAACATGGCAAAAGTTACACCAATGTGGCCAAAGGTTCATTAGGCGAAGCCATTCGGAACTTTACGCCTGTGATGAAAAATCAAGATATCATCGGTGCGGTGAGCGTTGGTTATCTTTCAAAAACCACCAGCGAACTCATCTACCAACACCTGAAAGAAGCCGCTTGGTTAGTGGTATTTCTTTATGTATTAGGAGTCGTCATCGCTGTCATCTTCATTGCCAAATTAAAACGAACTTTCTTATCATTAGAACCTGAGGAAATCGTTCAAAAATTTAAAGAGCAAGAGCTGATTCTCGACAGCATTCGGGATGGCATCATTGCCGTGGACCATGAGCAAAATGTGACCGCCATTAATAGTACCGCCATCGAATGGCTAACCATGAAGGTGCTCTCCGCCACGGACGTCATTAACAAACCACTCAATGAGCAATCACAAAGCTTGTCGCACTTTGTATTGGAAGCCCAAGGTCAAATTACACAGAGACGCTTTAGTCTGGGCAGATTAGAATTTGTGGCCACACTCTATCCCCTACTGAGTAAAAAAGGGCATTTTGGCTACGTCATTGTGTTTTACCCAGAACACGATGAAAAATCCCTTGAGCAAGAACTGACCAGCACTCAAAACTACGCCGACTTACTGAAGGCCAAAACTCATGAATACGCCAACCATTTGAATGTACTGTCTGGCATGCTTCAGGCTGAACGCTACGATGATGCAATTGACTACTTACAACAAGAAAGCGACGGCGATCAGGCAATGTTGAGACAAATCATCAAAACCATTGAGAACAGTGCCGTGGCAGGATTGATCTTCGCGAAGCACAATAAAGCCAAAGATTTACAACTCGAATTGCTAATCGACAGTGATTGCCAATTAGCGCAATATTCCCCCCAGGCTAATGAAGCTCTGGTCACATTGGTAGGCAATTTATTAGACAATGCCTTTCTTGCCGCTTGGCACCATCGCCAATACAGATCACCCAGCGTCAAACTCTACATCAGTGACCGTAATGCCCACATTATGTTAGAAGTCGAAGACACTGGTGCAGGTGTTGAAGCCGAACTGGAAAATCGAATATTAGACTTTGGCGTTAGCAGCAAGCACAATACAGAACAAAGTGGCATCGGCTTATATTTAGTTAAGAAAATCGTGGACCAATATCAAGGCAGCTTGGACTGGGAACGAAGTGAAGAAGACACCACGGTATTTAGTATCTATTTGGAAAAACAGGCGTTAAAAAGATGA
- a CDS encoding 2-hydroxycarboxylate transporter family protein gives MIINETMTVRDQRISKAILAIAAIIIFLATFAGKMPGGMIGALGIMVVVGTILNFVGDRTPIINQFFGGGAIVVIFGSAYLFHQGFFPAEASENVKTFMKSGGFLAFYVASLVTGSILGMDTQTLKKAALKYIPVILGSAFFACALTGVVGMLVSKDFYDSVMLIALPIMGGGMGAGAVPLVEIMSGKTGMNAETLMSQMVPALAIGNAIAIVMAGLLNKLGQIAPTLTGNGQLIRGQKAITEEEQQTGSLNVTILGVGALLAVSMFFVGTVLSSFISMHTYALMIISIALIKVSGIMPTALEQAAHSWYKFVVSNLTPALLVGIGVAYTDLNQILNALSPMYFLLVLITVLGAIIGAGFIGWLMGFYPIEAAITGGLCMANMGGTGDVAVLAASKRMELMPFAQISSRIGGAFMLILATLVVQAIA, from the coding sequence ATGATCATTAACGAAACCATGACGGTACGTGACCAACGTATCAGCAAAGCGATTCTAGCCATTGCAGCCATTATTATCTTCCTGGCAACCTTTGCAGGAAAGATGCCAGGAGGCATGATTGGCGCATTAGGCATTATGGTTGTTGTCGGCACCATCCTCAATTTTGTCGGCGACCGAACCCCTATTATCAATCAATTTTTTGGTGGTGGTGCCATCGTGGTCATTTTTGGCTCGGCTTATCTATTTCACCAAGGCTTCTTTCCCGCTGAGGCCAGTGAGAATGTTAAAACCTTCATGAAAAGTGGTGGTTTTCTAGCATTCTACGTGGCCAGTTTGGTCACGGGTTCCATCTTAGGAATGGACACTCAAACGCTTAAAAAAGCCGCTCTTAAATACATTCCGGTTATCCTTGGTTCAGCCTTCTTTGCTTGTGCACTAACCGGCGTGGTCGGTATGTTAGTCAGCAAAGACTTTTACGACTCCGTCATGCTGATCGCCTTGCCTATTATGGGTGGCGGCATGGGGGCTGGTGCGGTTCCACTGGTGGAAATCATGTCTGGTAAAACGGGCATGAACGCAGAAACCTTGATGTCTCAAATGGTACCAGCTCTTGCCATCGGTAACGCCATTGCCATCGTCATGGCCGGCTTATTGAACAAACTAGGTCAGATCGCACCCACTTTAACCGGTAATGGTCAGCTTATTCGTGGCCAAAAAGCCATCACTGAAGAAGAGCAACAAACCGGCTCTTTAAACGTGACAATTCTTGGTGTCGGTGCCCTATTAGCCGTGAGCATGTTCTTCGTTGGTACTGTGTTGTCTAGCTTTATCAGCATGCACACTTATGCCTTGATGATCATCTCCATTGCCTTAATTAAAGTCTCTGGCATCATGCCAACGGCGTTAGAACAAGCCGCTCATTCTTGGTACAAGTTTGTTGTTAGTAACTTAACCCCTGCATTATTAGTAGGCATTGGTGTGGCTTACACAGATCTAAATCAGATTCTAAATGCGCTGTCACCTATGTACTTCTTGCTTGTCTTGATTACCGTATTAGGCGCTATTATTGGTGCGGGTTTCATCGGCTGGTTAATGGGCTTCTATCCTATCGAAGCGGCGATCACTGGTGGTCTTTGTATGGCCAATATGGGTGGCACAGGTGATGTTGCTGTGTTGGCTGCCAGTAAGCGTATGGAGCTGATGCCATTTGCTCAGATTTCATCTCGTATTGGTGGTGCTTTCATGTTGATCTTAGCCACCTTGGTTGTGCAAGCCATCGCATAA
- a CDS encoding arsinothricin resistance N-acetyltransferase ArsN1 family B — MIRDVRLDDAKAITEIYNHYIDNTVISFEEVLIEPSDMTKRIQAVLAISLPWLVLEENGIVLGYAYATQWKARSAYRFVVEVSVYLESTQGGKGLGTQLYEALFTKLKQMDLHVVIGCITLPNPASVHLHEKFGLEKVGHFANVGRKFDAWHDVGYWQVIL, encoded by the coding sequence ATGATACGAGACGTTAGGTTAGACGACGCTAAGGCCATCACTGAGATTTACAATCACTACATAGACAATACCGTTATCAGCTTTGAAGAAGTGTTGATTGAACCAAGCGATATGACAAAACGAATTCAAGCTGTGCTCGCCATTTCTTTGCCTTGGTTAGTGCTGGAAGAAAATGGCATTGTGTTAGGGTATGCCTATGCGACGCAATGGAAGGCTAGGTCTGCTTATCGATTTGTGGTGGAAGTCAGTGTTTACCTTGAGTCAACACAAGGAGGTAAAGGACTCGGGACACAACTGTATGAGGCATTATTCACCAAGCTTAAACAGATGGACTTACATGTCGTCATTGGCTGCATTACCTTACCCAATCCAGCCAGTGTTCACCTGCATGAAAAATTTGGCCTGGAAAAAGTGGGGCATTTCGCCAACGTCGGTAGGAAGTTTGATGCTTGGCATGATGTGGGTTACTGGCAAGTCATCTTGTAA
- a CDS encoding DinB family protein, which produces MKAHFTLLAQYNQWMNEQIYHAAAQLNEQQLKQDRGAFFASILGTLNHNLVGDIIWLKRFANHPEAKQVLQGVHAFPQPTALDESLFTELNACQQARQRLDELIINLIAELADDALNSPLTYSSMKGQQASKAFGLLLLHFFNHQTHHRGQLTTLLSQAGLDTGVTDLLALIPNH; this is translated from the coding sequence ATGAAAGCGCACTTTACTTTATTGGCGCAGTATAACCAGTGGATGAATGAACAAATTTATCATGCTGCCGCGCAGCTTAACGAGCAACAACTCAAGCAGGACAGAGGCGCTTTTTTTGCCTCAATATTAGGTACGTTAAATCACAATTTGGTGGGAGACATCATCTGGTTGAAGCGTTTTGCTAACCATCCTGAGGCCAAGCAGGTTCTGCAAGGCGTTCACGCTTTTCCGCAACCAACGGCATTGGATGAATCGCTCTTTACTGAGCTTAACGCCTGTCAGCAAGCTCGCCAAAGGTTAGACGAACTTATTATTAACCTGATCGCTGAGTTAGCTGACGATGCATTAAATAGTCCACTGACCTACAGCAGCATGAAAGGGCAACAAGCGAGTAAAGCGTTTGGTTTATTGTTATTGCATTTTTTTAATCATCAAACTCACCACCGAGGACAGCTAACAACCTTGCTTAGCCAAGCGGGTTTGGATACCGGCGTAACCGATTTATTGGCGTTAATTCCAAATCATTAA
- the ykgO gene encoding type B 50S ribosomal protein L36, translating into MQVLSSLKSAKKRHPNCQVVKRRGRVFVICKDNPRFKAVQGKGGKRK; encoded by the coding sequence ATGCAGGTTTTATCTTCTTTAAAAAGTGCGAAGAAACGTCACCCAAATTGCCAAGTGGTTAAACGTCGCGGTCGTGTCTTTGTAATCTGCAAAGACAACCCAAGATTTAAAGCCGTGCAAGGCAAAGGTGGGAAACGTAAATAA
- a CDS encoding type B 50S ribosomal protein L31: MRANIHPDYRTVIFHDTSADTYFLIGSTISTNQTIDWKDGKTYPYHSIDVSSASHPFYTGQQRSAQLEGRVHNFKRRYGDRKLKGNK, encoded by the coding sequence ATGCGCGCTAACATTCACCCAGATTATCGAACCGTGATCTTTCACGACACCAGTGCTGACACGTATTTTTTGATCGGCTCGACCATCAGCACAAACCAAACCATCGACTGGAAAGACGGTAAAACCTATCCCTATCATTCCATCGACGTGTCGTCGGCGTCACATCCGTTTTACACAGGCCAACAACGTTCAGCTCAATTGGAAGGCCGTGTTCATAACTTTAAACGCCGCTATGGTGACCGTAAGTTGAAAGGAAACAAATAG
- a CDS encoding DUF1801 domain-containing protein: protein MQSDIENKFDAYPADARQRLYEIRRLIFEMADELKLGVITEELKWGEASYCSKIGSPIRLDWKEKHPNQVSLFVHCQTQLMETYKELYADRLAFVGKREIQLPLSAPMPLTELRSCIAMALQYHQLKHLPLLGA, encoded by the coding sequence ATGCAATCAGACATTGAAAACAAGTTTGACGCTTATCCAGCCGATGCCCGGCAGAGGCTGTATGAGATCCGGAGGCTGATTTTTGAGATGGCAGATGAGTTAAAACTTGGTGTCATTACAGAGGAATTGAAATGGGGAGAAGCCAGTTATTGCTCTAAAATTGGCAGCCCGATTCGATTGGACTGGAAGGAAAAACACCCAAATCAAGTGTCTCTGTTTGTTCATTGCCAAACCCAATTGATGGAAACGTACAAAGAATTGTATGCCGATCGTCTAGCCTTCGTGGGTAAGAGAGAGATTCAGTTGCCATTATCTGCCCCTATGCCTTTAACCGAATTGAGAAGCTGTATTGCTATGGCTCTACAATATCATCAGTTGAAACATCTTCCTTTATTAGGTGCTTAG
- a CDS encoding bifunctional protein-serine/threonine kinase/phosphatase, whose product MKPLAVSIGSATCAGMKATNQDALDHWIPQNPRLQSKGVTLAIADGISSSQVSQIASETAITQFLEDYYRTSDTWSVKMSAENVIKSINANLYSQSQSGPDRFNKDKGYVCTFSAIILRSNSAHLFHLGDSRIYQLRGANLQQLTKDHRHVVSSKESYLSRALGINPILELDYQAQPIAIGDVFILATDGVYEHIEADQFNQIITSADNLDRAAKQLIHHALKNGSQDNLSIQIVRIDQIPSHQADENELSIRERPFPPPLRERMLFDGYEIFRPIQISSRSHVFLAYDLEHHEKVVMKTPSVELQDDMTFRETFMLEEWIAKRIDNPNVAKIKETTSVRSYLYLLMEYIEGRSLEQWMRDHPTPSLEQVRHIIGQIANGLQAFHRKAMIHQDIRPANIMIDDHDRVKIIDFGSTQVAGVSHLLDTDVLRGTLRYSAPEYFLGHSGTERSDIYALGVIAYQMLSSNHFPYSRKITEARSIAAQRKLTYRSLITDQSEVPVWIDDALQKALHIDPLKRYDEVSEFIYDLHHPNQAFLKRTQRPILQRNPVMFWQSMSFLLVMVIVFMILENQ is encoded by the coding sequence ATGAAACCACTAGCAGTAAGTATAGGAAGTGCGACTTGCGCAGGCATGAAAGCCACTAATCAAGATGCGCTTGATCATTGGATACCGCAAAACCCAAGACTCCAAAGCAAAGGGGTTACTCTGGCCATTGCCGATGGCATTAGCAGCAGCCAAGTAAGTCAAATCGCCAGCGAAACGGCGATCACTCAATTCTTAGAAGATTATTACCGAACATCCGACACTTGGTCGGTGAAAATGTCGGCCGAAAACGTGATCAAATCCATCAATGCTAATTTATACTCACAAAGTCAAAGTGGGCCAGACCGTTTTAATAAAGACAAAGGCTATGTGTGTACCTTTAGTGCCATTATTTTACGTTCTAATAGTGCCCACCTCTTTCATCTAGGTGATAGCCGAATTTACCAATTAAGAGGCGCCAACCTTCAACAACTAACGAAAGATCACCGTCATGTGGTGTCTTCCAAGGAAAGCTATCTCTCTCGTGCGTTGGGTATAAACCCCATTTTAGAGCTGGATTATCAAGCTCAGCCTATCGCCATAGGTGATGTCTTTATTTTGGCGACGGATGGTGTCTATGAACACATCGAAGCAGATCAGTTCAATCAGATCATTACGTCGGCGGACAACTTGGACCGTGCCGCCAAACAATTGATTCATCACGCGTTAAAAAATGGCAGTCAGGATAATCTAAGTATTCAGATAGTTCGCATTGATCAAATTCCCAGCCACCAGGCAGACGAAAACGAACTCAGCATCCGAGAACGTCCCTTTCCTCCCCCATTAAGAGAAAGAATGTTGTTTGATGGCTATGAAATTTTTCGTCCCATTCAAATCAGCAGTCGCAGTCATGTCTTTTTAGCCTACGATCTGGAGCATCATGAAAAAGTGGTGATGAAAACGCCTTCTGTCGAATTACAAGACGACATGACATTTCGTGAAACCTTCATGCTGGAAGAATGGATTGCCAAACGCATTGATAACCCCAACGTGGCGAAAATAAAAGAAACAACAAGCGTTAGAAGCTATCTCTATCTGCTTATGGAATACATTGAAGGCAGATCACTCGAACAATGGATGAGAGACCATCCAACCCCCTCATTGGAGCAAGTCCGCCACATTATTGGACAAATTGCGAATGGGTTACAAGCCTTCCATCGTAAAGCAATGATCCATCAAGACATTCGCCCTGCTAATATCATGATTGACGATCACGATAGAGTGAAAATCATCGACTTTGGTTCCACTCAAGTCGCCGGTGTCAGTCATCTGTTAGACACAGATGTTCTCCGCGGTACACTGCGCTACTCCGCACCCGAGTACTTTCTAGGGCACTCAGGCACTGAACGCTCTGATATTTATGCTCTGGGGGTCATTGCCTATCAGATGCTATCGTCAAATCACTTCCCTTACAGCCGTAAAATCACCGAAGCCAGAAGCATAGCCGCTCAACGAAAATTAACCTATCGCAGTCTGATTACCGATCAATCAGAGGTCCCAGTTTGGATTGATGATGCTCTGCAAAAAGCCTTGCACATTGACCCTTTAAAACGTTATGACGAAGTGTCCGAATTCATTTACGACCTGCACCATCCAAATCAAGCTTTCTTAAAGCGAACACAACGCCCTATTCTACAACGGAACCCAGTCATGTTCTGGCAAAGTATGTCGTTTCTCTTGGTCATGGTGATTGTCTTTATGATATTAGAAAATCAATAA
- a CDS encoding formate/nitrite transporter family protein: MAYIEPSEFVTKMVDAGEQKAYMSTKDTLVRAFMAGAILGLAAVFAITVATKTGNPLLGALLFPVGFIMLYLMKFDLLTGVFTLVPLAMFDKRPGVTPAAVLRNWGLVFIGNFAGALTTAFMMSFILTYGYATDGGAIAAKVSTIGESRTLGYQSHGASGWFTIFIRGMLCNWMVSMGVVGAMISTSAGAKMAAMWMPVMLFFYMGFEHSIVNMFLFPFSMIMGGEFTFMDYLVWNEIPTVLGNLAGGLLLVGLPLYITHVRTSASRKLA; the protein is encoded by the coding sequence ATGGCGTATATAGAACCAAGTGAATTTGTAACCAAGATGGTTGATGCAGGCGAACAAAAAGCCTACATGTCGACCAAAGATACTTTAGTTCGTGCTTTTATGGCTGGGGCCATTTTAGGACTCGCCGCGGTATTTGCTATTACCGTTGCCACCAAAACCGGCAACCCATTGCTTGGGGCTTTGCTATTTCCAGTTGGCTTTATCATGTTGTACTTGATGAAGTTCGACTTGTTGACTGGGGTGTTTACTCTGGTTCCCTTAGCCATGTTTGATAAACGCCCTGGAGTGACACCTGCTGCGGTATTACGAAATTGGGGACTGGTGTTCATTGGTAACTTTGCTGGGGCCTTAACCACCGCCTTCATGATGTCGTTTATTTTAACCTATGGTTATGCAACCGACGGTGGGGCCATTGCAGCCAAAGTGAGTACCATAGGGGAATCTCGTACACTAGGTTATCAGTCTCACGGCGCATCCGGTTGGTTTACGATTTTCATCCGTGGCATGTTATGTAACTGGATGGTGTCTATGGGCGTTGTGGGTGCCATGATATCAACCTCAGCCGGTGCCAAAATGGCTGCCATGTGGATGCCTGTGATGCTGTTTTTTTACATGGGCTTCGAGCACTCTATCGTCAACATGTTTCTCTTCCCATTTTCAATGATCATGGGTGGTGAGTTCACCTTCATGGATTATCTAGTTTGGAATGAAATTCCCACTGTACTAGGGAATTTGGCTGGTGGTCTTTTATTAGTCGGATTACCTTTGTATATTACTCATGTAAGGACATCAGCCTCACGTAAACTGGCTTAA
- the cynS gene encoding cyanase, whose protein sequence is MKKIDVTEAIFASKHAQGLTWEAIADAVGMSDVWTTSACLGMNSCPEDVAEKLVSFLNLPEGAKSVLMEYPTKTWQETIPQDPLIYRLYEIVGVYGPTLKEVIQEKFGDGIMSAIDFSMKVEKEENPKGDRVILTLNGKFLPYASW, encoded by the coding sequence ATGAAAAAAATTGATGTCACAGAAGCGATTTTCGCTAGCAAACACGCCCAAGGCTTAACCTGGGAAGCCATTGCCGATGCGGTCGGCATGAGCGATGTCTGGACCACATCCGCTTGTTTAGGCATGAACAGTTGCCCAGAAGACGTCGCCGAGAAGTTGGTGAGTTTTTTGAATCTACCTGAAGGCGCTAAATCGGTATTAATGGAATACCCGACGAAAACTTGGCAAGAAACCATTCCCCAAGACCCCCTTATTTACCGTCTTTACGAAATTGTCGGCGTGTATGGCCCGACATTAAAAGAAGTCATTCAGGAAAAATTTGGCGATGGCATTATGAGCGCGATTGATTTCTCGATGAAAGTCGAAAAAGAAGAAAATCCGAAAGGGGATCGTGTGATTCTGACATTAAACGGAAAATTCTTACCTTATGCGTCTTGGTGA
- a CDS encoding 2-hydroxyacid dehydrogenase, protein MKTLILLISNDDEFNQGLIHYAQQHRQDTEWILPNDQQAASAEVAACWFPDNNTLSQFPNLKCLLAVSAGVDHLGSALLTSGLPICRIVNEEQQRGMFEFVLWGVLNAHRHFDRAHMNHAECHWQRYPQQAAPAIRVSILGLGVLGKYVAQSLAEMGYSVSGWSRSLKDIDNVTCFAGNASLPSMLKDTDILVNLLPLSPATTHILNKKLFDSLPHNAYIINCGRGGHVNEAELIQAVTQGHLRGALLDVFEEEPLSASNPLWHTKGILITPHMASEASLSSIVEQTSDNAKRFEQNFPLMNKINSEQGY, encoded by the coding sequence GTGAAAACACTTATTCTACTTATTTCAAACGATGACGAATTCAATCAAGGTCTTATCCACTATGCCCAGCAGCATAGGCAAGATACTGAGTGGATTTTACCCAATGACCAACAAGCCGCCTCCGCCGAGGTGGCGGCTTGTTGGTTTCCAGATAACAACACGCTCTCTCAATTTCCGAATTTAAAATGCCTATTAGCCGTTTCTGCCGGCGTGGATCACTTAGGCAGTGCCCTATTAACATCCGGCTTACCCATTTGCCGTATTGTGAACGAAGAACAACAAAGAGGGATGTTTGAATTCGTTCTCTGGGGCGTACTCAATGCACATCGACACTTTGATCGCGCCCACATGAATCACGCCGAGTGCCATTGGCAACGCTACCCACAACAAGCCGCGCCAGCAATACGGGTGAGCATTTTAGGATTGGGGGTGTTGGGAAAGTACGTCGCTCAGTCTTTGGCTGAAATGGGGTATTCCGTCTCAGGTTGGTCAAGGTCGCTAAAAGACATAGACAATGTTACTTGTTTCGCGGGGAATGCATCGTTACCCAGCATGCTGAAAGATACGGATATATTGGTAAATCTATTGCCCTTAAGCCCTGCAACCACTCATATTTTGAACAAAAAGCTATTTGATAGCTTACCTCACAACGCGTACATCATTAATTGTGGCCGAGGTGGGCACGTCAACGAAGCGGAGTTAATCCAAGCGGTCACTCAAGGTCATTTACGAGGCGCATTATTAGATGTGTTTGAGGAAGAGCCTCTCAGTGCATCAAACCCACTTTGGCACACAAAAGGCATACTTATTACGCCTCACATGGCCTCAGAGGCCTCTCTTTCCTCCATCGTCGAGCAAACCTCAGACAATGCAAAGCGATTTGAACAAAATTTCCCACTGATGAATAAAATCAATTCTGAACAAGGCTATTGA
- a CDS encoding class II aldolase/adducin family protein → MSKTEAQLRQDLAAAYRLASMLGWEDTIYTHFSVRLPGDGEPKFLINPFGFMFDEICASDLIIVDMHGHIIDGNADYNPAGFTIHSAVHMAREDAHCVIHTHTLAGMAVAACNKGLLNLNQISAEFHQRLGYHEYEGVAFNLEERERIQASLGQNIALILRNHGLLSVGTSVADAFQVMYYLNRACEIQLAAAQMASLSPVDTIPDHLASYVSEQFKKVEHERHAVWQAWLRKLDRIDSSYKD, encoded by the coding sequence ATGTCTAAAACAGAGGCTCAGTTACGTCAAGATCTTGCCGCAGCTTATCGTTTGGCCTCAATGCTCGGGTGGGAGGATACCATTTACACGCATTTCTCAGTGCGTCTTCCCGGCGACGGTGAACCAAAATTTCTCATTAATCCTTTTGGTTTTATGTTCGATGAAATCTGCGCAAGCGATCTGATTATTGTGGACATGCACGGTCATATTATCGACGGCAATGCTGACTATAATCCGGCGGGATTTACGATACACAGCGCAGTCCACATGGCCCGTGAAGACGCTCATTGCGTTATTCACACCCATACTCTAGCTGGCATGGCCGTGGCAGCTTGCAATAAAGGCTTGTTGAATTTAAATCAAATCAGCGCGGAATTTCATCAACGATTGGGGTACCACGAATACGAAGGTGTCGCTTTTAACTTGGAAGAACGCGAACGAATTCAAGCTTCGTTAGGTCAAAACATCGCGTTAATACTGCGTAACCATGGTTTGCTCAGTGTCGGAACCAGTGTCGCGGATGCCTTCCAAGTGATGTATTACTTAAACCGCGCATGTGAAATTCAGTTGGCCGCAGCACAGATGGCAAGCTTATCGCCTGTAGACACGATTCCTGATCACCTTGCGTCTTACGTGTCAGAGCAATTCAAAAAGGTTGAACATGAGCGTCATGCTGTCTGGCAAGCTTGGTTACGTAAACTGGATCGCATCGATTCGTCTTATAAGGACTAA